From Alphaproteobacteria bacterium, a single genomic window includes:
- the gap gene encoding type I glyceraldehyde-3-phosphate dehydrogenase — protein MTKVAINGFGRIGRLVLRALFESGRKDIQIVAINDLGDVKSNAHLLRYDSVHGRFPFDVKTTDNSMEIQGQKIAVVAQPDPAKLPWKDMGVDIAFECSGRFTKRDEAAHHLTAGAKRVIVSAPADGVDATIVYGVNHDKLSKDHIVISNGSCTTNCLAPVADVVLKEIGIERGFMTTVHAYTGDQKLVDSIHKDPRRARAAALSMIPSSTGAAKALGLVIPELKGKLDGTSVRVPTANVSMIDFKFVAPRDVTAEEINAAMKKASEGRLKGVLGYVTDELVSSDFNHDPHSSNFDATQTQVVDKRLARVLSWYDNEWGFSNRMLDTAGVMAKMI, from the coding sequence ATGACAAAAGTAGCAATTAATGGTTTTGGCAGGATTGGACGATTGGTTTTGCGCGCACTGTTTGAATCGGGCCGCAAGGATATTCAGATTGTCGCCATCAACGATTTAGGCGATGTGAAATCGAATGCGCATTTGCTGCGTTACGATTCGGTGCATGGCCGTTTCCCGTTCGATGTAAAAACCACCGACAATTCGATGGAAATTCAGGGGCAAAAAATCGCGGTGGTGGCGCAACCGGACCCAGCAAAATTGCCGTGGAAAGATATGGGCGTCGATATCGCGTTTGAATGTTCCGGCCGTTTTACCAAACGCGATGAGGCCGCGCATCATTTAACCGCTGGCGCGAAACGCGTGATCGTATCGGCCCCGGCCGATGGCGTGGATGCGACCATCGTTTATGGCGTCAACCATGACAAATTATCCAAAGATCATATTGTGATTTCGAACGGCTCTTGCACCACCAATTGCCTAGCGCCGGTTGCCGATGTTGTTTTGAAAGAAATCGGGATCGAGCGTGGGTTTATGACCACCGTGCACGCCTATACCGGCGATCAAAAACTGGTCGACTCGATTCACAAAGATCCGCGCCGCGCCCGCGCCGCCGCATTATCGATGATTCCATCGTCCACCGGCGCGGCGAAGGCGCTTGGCCTCGTGATTCCAGAATTGAAAGGCAAATTGGATGGCACGTCCGTGCGTGTGCCAACCGCTAACGTGTCGATGATCGATTTTAAATTCGTCGCGCCGCGTGACGTCACGGCCGAAGAAATCAACGCCGCGATGAAAAAAGCGTCGGAAGGCCGTTTGAAAGGCGTTTTGGGTTATGTAACCGATGAATTAGTATCATCCGATTTTAATCACGATCCGCATTCATCGAATTTCGATGCGACGCAAACGCAAGTCGTAGACAAGCGTCTCGCGCGTGTATTGTCGTGGTATGATAATGAATGGGGTTTCTCCAACCGCATGCTCGATACCGCCGGCGTAATGGCCAAGATGATTTAA
- the tkt gene encoding transketolase, giving the protein MTAAAKIGVSTKIDIPHKQMANAIRFLSMDAVERAKSGHPGMPMGMADVATVLFSQFLKFDPKNPDWADRDRFILSAGHGSMLLYSLLYLTGYADMTLDQLKNFRQLGSKTAGHPEYGYAKGIETTTGPLGQGIANSVGFALAERIQNAEFGDGLVDHYTYVIAGDGCLEEGISHEAAEMAGHLRLRKLIVLFDDNGITIDGHTDLSTSIDQLKRFESYGWRAERIDGHNPAEISAAIARAQKSDRPSLIACKTTIGFGAPTKAGSHDCHGSPLGAEEIAGARQKLDWPHAAFDIPADVLDAWRKIGARGAESFAAWQKKLNADGKKSEFLRRQSGEIPSDVWDAIAKLKTALVAEKPKIATRQASGKVLEVLQPLLPEMVGGSADLTPSNNTKVKTHKVVTAQNYGGTYIHYGVREHGMAAAMNGLALHGGVIPYGATFLIFTDYCRPSIRLSAIMHQRVIYVMTHDSIGLGEDGPTHQPVEHYAALRAIPNLLFLRPADAVETAEAWEIALKRQEGPSVIALTRQAVPHVRVADSAENLSAKGAYILAESQNAPVTLFASGSEIGIAVAARDLLSAQNIAARIVSVPSMELFVRQSKSYRDQVLGNSPVKIAIEAGIRQGWDAIIGMDGGFIGMNSFGASAPAGDLFKHFGITAEKVVELVKQKL; this is encoded by the coding sequence GGTGGAACGCGCAAAATCCGGGCACCCTGGCATGCCGATGGGCATGGCCGATGTGGCCACCGTTTTATTTTCCCAATTTTTGAAATTCGATCCCAAAAATCCCGATTGGGCGGATCGCGACCGTTTTATTTTATCGGCGGGACATGGATCGATGCTTTTGTATTCGCTGTTATATTTGACGGGCTATGCGGATATGACGCTGGATCAATTGAAAAATTTCCGCCAGTTGGGCAGCAAAACCGCGGGGCATCCTGAATATGGATATGCCAAGGGCATTGAAACAACCACCGGCCCATTGGGGCAGGGGATCGCAAATTCGGTTGGATTCGCATTGGCCGAACGGATTCAAAACGCCGAATTCGGCGATGGGTTGGTGGATCATTATACCTATGTCATCGCTGGCGACGGCTGTTTAGAAGAAGGCATCAGCCACGAAGCCGCCGAAATGGCCGGGCATTTGCGCCTTCGCAAATTGATCGTGCTGTTTGACGATAACGGCATCACTATTGACGGCCATACCGATTTATCGACATCGATCGATCAATTGAAAAGATTCGAATCTTATGGCTGGCGCGCGGAACGCATCGATGGCCATAATCCCGCCGAAATATCCGCCGCCATCGCGCGCGCGCAAAAATCCGACCGTCCATCTTTGATTGCATGCAAAACCACCATTGGATTCGGCGCGCCGACCAAAGCCGGATCGCATGATTGCCATGGCAGCCCGCTGGGCGCAGAAGAAATCGCTGGTGCGCGGCAGAAATTGGATTGGCCGCATGCGGCATTCGATATTCCCGCCGATGTATTGGATGCTTGGCGTAAAATTGGCGCGCGCGGGGCGGAATCATTTGCGGCATGGCAAAAAAAATTAAATGCCGATGGCAAAAAATCGGAATTTTTGCGTCGCCAATCGGGCGAAATTCCGTCTGATGTTTGGGACGCAATTGCAAAATTGAAAACGGCATTGGTTGCGGAAAAACCGAAAATCGCCACCCGCCAAGCCAGCGGCAAGGTGCTTGAAGTTTTGCAGCCTTTATTGCCGGAAATGGTTGGCGGTTCGGCCGATTTAACGCCATCGAACAATACCAAGGTTAAAACGCACAAGGTCGTGACCGCGCAAAATTACGGCGGCACATATATCCATTATGGCGTGCGCGAACATGGCATGGCGGCGGCGATGAATGGCTTGGCGCTGCATGGCGGCGTTATTCCATATGGCGCGACATTTTTGATTTTCACCGATTATTGCCGCCCATCGATCCGCTTGTCGGCCATCATGCATCAGCGGGTGATTTATGTGATGACGCATGATTCCATTGGACTCGGCGAAGACGGCCCGACCCACCAACCGGTGGAACATTACGCCGCGCTGCGCGCGATTCCGAATTTATTGTTCTTGCGCCCGGCCGATGCGGTAGAAACCGCCGAAGCGTGGGAAATCGCCCTGAAACGCCAAGAAGGCCCGTCGGTCATCGCCTTGACCCGCCAAGCGGTGCCGCATGTGCGCGTCGCCGACAGCGCGGAAAATTTATCCGCCAAGGGCGCCTATATATTGGCGGAATCGCAAAACGCGCCAGTTACGTTATTCGCCAGCGGATCGGAAATCGGCATTGCGGTTGCGGCGCGCGATTTATTGTCCGCGCAAAATATCGCGGCGCGAATCGTATCGGTGCCGTCGATGGAATTGTTCGTCCGCCAATCTAAATCCTATCGGGATCAGGTTTTGGGCAACAGCCCGGTTAAAATCGCCATCGAAGCCGGCATTCGCCAAGGCTGGGATGCGATCATCGGCATGGATGGCGGATTTATCGGCATGAATTCGTTCGGCGCATCCGCGCCCGCCGGTGATTTGTTCAAGCATTTTGGCATCACGGCGGAAAAAGTCGTCGAGCTTGTAAAACAAAAACTATAG